A single Chryseobacterium sp. DNA region contains:
- a CDS encoding TolC family protein, with protein MKIYLTGLLILGTIYNVSAHKGSLRNDTIRLSLKDAWQRAEENSRHIRIKTINVDIAEAEVKDTKRERLPEIEVKGSVEKASNIPIYENGIFSKPTQHEVIHTLYRAGADFYLNIYQGNKLNLKIKENQTLQKIMDIQKEQAVSDIHYKTAALYLELQKTLIFRNLIKQDIADQKAQLKEIQALYKNGVVLKTDVLRVELELSKRKMALTTIENDILIAMQKLNIILGIPDEQVVIPDAPFNQWNENTAYSDYLKLALDHSFDYHVSEQQTELSKIKLKQVKANVSPKIGLYGEFYYANPQIFLYPYNPDWYSLGIVGVKASFSLSSLYHNTQKVKAAALEFEKEEETHKDTEDKVRQQVKEAYLRYQEALEQIRVAETNVAQAKENARITKNTYFSQTSLITDLLDADIQLLQTKFELEAAKIMAQNNYYLLQNITGTL; from the coding sequence ATGAAAATTTATCTCACCGGGCTGCTGATACTGGGAACAATCTACAATGTTTCGGCTCATAAAGGCAGTCTCAGAAATGATACCATCCGACTCTCCCTAAAAGACGCATGGCAAAGAGCTGAAGAAAACAGCCGTCATATCAGAATCAAAACCATTAACGTAGACATTGCGGAAGCAGAAGTAAAAGATACCAAACGAGAGCGGCTCCCGGAAATAGAAGTCAAAGGTTCAGTAGAAAAAGCCTCCAATATTCCTATTTATGAAAACGGAATATTTTCCAAACCTACCCAACATGAAGTCATTCACACCCTTTACAGAGCCGGAGCAGATTTTTATCTGAATATTTACCAGGGAAACAAACTGAATCTTAAGATCAAAGAAAATCAGACCCTTCAAAAAATCATGGATATCCAGAAAGAGCAGGCCGTTTCCGATATTCACTATAAAACAGCAGCACTTTACCTTGAACTTCAGAAAACTTTAATTTTCAGGAACCTTATTAAGCAGGATATTGCTGATCAGAAAGCACAGCTTAAGGAAATACAGGCTCTTTATAAAAATGGAGTGGTCTTAAAAACGGATGTCTTAAGGGTAGAACTTGAACTTTCCAAACGTAAAATGGCGCTGACGACTATTGAAAATGATATTCTTATTGCCATGCAGAAACTGAATATTATTTTGGGAATTCCTGATGAACAGGTGGTCATCCCCGATGCTCCCTTTAATCAATGGAATGAAAATACAGCCTACAGCGACTATTTGAAACTGGCCCTGGATCACTCTTTCGATTATCATGTTTCCGAACAGCAGACAGAGTTAAGCAAGATCAAACTGAAACAGGTAAAAGCGAATGTAAGTCCTAAAATAGGGCTGTATGGTGAGTTTTATTACGCGAACCCGCAGATTTTCCTTTATCCTTACAATCCGGATTGGTATTCACTGGGAATTGTAGGAGTGAAAGCTTCGTTTTCCCTATCTTCTCTTTACCACAATACTCAAAAGGTAAAGGCTGCAGCACTGGAATTTGAAAAAGAAGAAGAAACGCATAAGGATACGGAAGATAAAGTAAGGCAACAGGTAAAAGAAGCTTATTTGCGGTATCAGGAAGCTCTTGAACAGATCAGGGTAGCCGAAACCAATGTAGCGCAGGCCAAAGAAAATGCAAGGATTACCAAAAATACGTACTTCAGCCAGACCTCTCTGATTACGGATCTGCTGGATGCGGATATACAGCTCCTTCAGACCAAATTTGAACTGGAGGCCGCGAAAATCATGGCACAAAACAATTATTATTTACTACAAAATATAACAGGTACTTTATAA
- a CDS encoding HlyD family secretion protein: MKKKYTPTDRLITKITGWISVLIVAALAVWGGFTLKNYSEYEQTNDAQVQEYVNPIISRAGGFIVAVKFEENQEVKKGDTLLVIDNREYVLQQKQTQAALQKARAELKVLESNTGTTEKQAASAQAQVAANKAKVWKQQLDYNRYEKLYNEESATKQRLEDVKATLDVNENDYKSSQDTYAASVSKIHDIQAEKTVVQAEIARLEALLDRHKLDVSYTAVTAAYDGRMGRRTVEVGQMIEAGETLAFIVNNETDKWVVANYKETQIKDMRIGDRVKIIADSYPDREFRGTIISLSPATGSSFSLLPPDNSTGNYVKIVQRIPVRIRIDGKRNEIDVLKVGMNVNVYADKKHAHG; the protein is encoded by the coding sequence ATGAAAAAAAAATATACCCCAACTGACCGGTTGATTACCAAAATTACAGGATGGATCTCAGTGCTTATCGTTGCAGCGCTTGCGGTCTGGGGAGGCTTTACGCTTAAGAATTACTCTGAATATGAACAAACCAACGACGCCCAGGTTCAGGAATATGTAAATCCGATCATTTCAAGGGCAGGCGGGTTTATTGTAGCGGTAAAATTTGAAGAGAACCAGGAAGTGAAAAAAGGAGATACCCTTTTGGTGATTGATAACCGTGAGTATGTTCTTCAGCAGAAGCAAACTCAGGCGGCACTTCAGAAAGCCCGTGCAGAATTAAAAGTTTTGGAAAGCAATACCGGAACCACAGAAAAACAAGCGGCTTCGGCACAGGCGCAGGTCGCTGCCAATAAAGCAAAAGTCTGGAAACAGCAGCTTGATTATAACCGCTATGAGAAGCTTTATAATGAAGAATCTGCTACTAAACAACGGCTTGAAGATGTGAAAGCCACACTGGATGTCAATGAGAACGATTATAAATCTTCCCAGGATACCTATGCGGCTTCTGTATCTAAAATACATGATATCCAGGCCGAAAAAACGGTTGTACAGGCCGAAATTGCAAGACTGGAAGCATTACTGGACCGCCATAAACTGGATGTAAGTTATACAGCTGTTACTGCCGCATATGACGGAAGAATGGGAAGAAGAACAGTTGAAGTGGGCCAAATGATTGAGGCAGGAGAAACGTTAGCATTTATCGTTAATAATGAAACAGATAAATGGGTGGTTGCCAATTATAAAGAAACCCAAATCAAGGATATGCGTATCGGGGACCGCGTAAAGATCATAGCTGATTCTTATCCTGACAGAGAGTTCCGCGGAACCATTATTTCACTTTCGCCGGCAACAGGATCGAGCTTTTCATTACTTCCGCCCGATAATTCTACCGGAAACTATGTGAAAATTGTACAGCGTATTCCTGTGAGAATCAGAATAGATGGGAAGAGGAATGAGATTGACGTCCTGAAAGTAGGGATGAATGTGAATGTATATGCCGATAAAAAACATGCTCATGGCTAG
- a CDS encoding AraC family transcriptional regulator, whose product MGLIATLPHIDQHHTSVFVMHEKSEKLIPFHKHTKGQLSYVEGGIAYITIDNRTYVVPARHFFWIPQGMEHILEIGHTATVLRSLYFYAHDDHSDPFYSRLGIYPASELLIQMIKYTEIWDEKHITAEDENFEFLVALKKILPKTHQQPLPIILPATHNKQMKKITSYLEWNIGEKHTLANVSARFGLSERSMSRLFKADMDISFLQYLKTLRIIKAIELLLNTDKSINEIADDVGYSSISAFSDTFHEFTQSRPSDLRKSSKAFRNPVIS is encoded by the coding sequence ATGGGACTTATTGCAACGCTTCCGCATATAGACCAACACCATACAAGTGTGTTTGTCATGCATGAAAAATCAGAGAAACTCATTCCTTTTCATAAGCATACCAAAGGGCAGCTGAGCTACGTAGAAGGCGGTATTGCCTATATTACAATAGATAACCGTACTTATGTAGTGCCGGCCAGGCATTTCTTCTGGATTCCTCAGGGAATGGAGCATATTTTAGAGATCGGGCATACGGCTACCGTACTGCGTTCTCTTTATTTCTATGCCCATGATGATCATTCGGATCCTTTCTATAGCCGGTTGGGAATCTACCCTGCATCAGAACTTTTGATTCAGATGATTAAATACACGGAAATTTGGGATGAAAAGCATATTACTGCAGAGGATGAGAATTTTGAATTTTTAGTGGCCTTAAAAAAGATCCTTCCCAAAACCCACCAACAGCCTTTACCGATCATTCTTCCAGCCACCCATAACAAGCAGATGAAAAAAATCACCTCTTACCTGGAATGGAATATCGGAGAGAAACATACCTTAGCAAATGTAAGCGCAAGATTCGGGTTGAGTGAGCGTTCCATGTCCCGTCTCTTTAAAGCAGATATGGATATTTCTTTTCTACAGTACCTGAAAACATTGAGGATCATCAAAGCTATCGAACTGCTTTTAAATACGGATAAATCGATTAATGAAATTGCCGATGATGTAGGCTACAGTTCCATCAGCGCGTTCAGTGATACCTTTCACGAGTTTACCCAGTCCAGACCTTCGGATCTTAGAAAAAGCAGCAAGGCGTTTCGAAATCCTGTAATTTCATAA
- a CDS encoding Rrf2 family transcriptional regulator, whose product MFSKTCEYALRALIYIAQQSKNDSRVGIKDISKSINSPEYFIAKILQDLSRKGFVQSAKGPNGGFYMDQKNRDVSIADIVREIDGDKLFSGCGLGLEQCSETHPCPLHDQFKSIRNNLRKMLENSQIQMFADNLDLKLTYLKT is encoded by the coding sequence ATGTTTTCCAAAACTTGCGAATACGCTTTAAGAGCTTTAATCTATATCGCCCAGCAGTCTAAAAATGACAGCCGGGTTGGGATTAAGGACATTTCAAAAAGCATCAATTCGCCGGAATATTTTATTGCCAAGATCTTACAGGATTTGAGCAGGAAAGGATTTGTTCAGTCTGCGAAAGGCCCCAATGGAGGGTTTTATATGGATCAAAAAAATCGGGATGTCAGCATTGCTGATATTGTAAGGGAAATTGATGGTGACAAGCTCTTCTCAGGCTGCGGATTGGGTCTTGAACAGTGTTCGGAAACTCATCCCTGCCCTCTTCACGATCAGTTTAAAAGCATCAGGAATAATCTTCGCAAGATGCTGGAAAACTCTCAGATACAGATGTTTGCAGACAACCTCGATTTAAAACTGACCTATCTTAAAACATAA
- a CDS encoding nitric-oxide reductase large subunit — protein sequence MTPKKLWRWLAVVMIASFAVLIFYGTEIYRKVPPIPDKIVSTDGTVIATGQDIKDGQNVWQSIGGQTVGSIWGHGAYIAPDWTADYLHRESLLLLDQLAKKDGKSYKELPDDEQAKYQVLLKKELRTNTFNEARNEIVFSPERAEVQKLLGQYYAKLFMGDSSMAKLRDQYAIPKNTVKDAERMAQMNVFFAWSSWVCITERPGDDVTYTNNWPHDESVGNVPPPSLHLWSGFSVLLLLACVGLLVFYHARNKEEEISEALPLEDPLRNMKPTPSMKATLKYIWVVALLILVQMLAGVVTAHYGVEGSGFYGIPLDQFLPQSVSRSWHVQLAIFWIATSWLATGLYIAPAVSGYEPKYQKLGVNILFVALLIVVSGSLTGQWLGVMQKLGLVDNFLWGHQGYEYVELGRVWQILLLVGLILWLVLMVRALLPALKRKDGDRHLLTLFTLSSVAIALFYGAGLMYGRQTHMAIAEYWRWWVVHLWVEGFFEVFATVVAAFLFTRLGLLRLKAATHAVLFSTIIFLAGGILGTFHHLYFSATPTAVLALGATFSALEIVPLVLIGYEAYQNYQLSKSTKWIQAYKWPIYCFIAMCFWNFLGAGIFGFAINPPIALYYIQGLNTTAVHGHAALFGVYGILGIGLMMFVLRGLYADRQWNDRLISWAFWLTNIGLLVMVTISLLPIGIMQSVASIKEGYWYARSAEFMQTDIMHFLRWMRVPGDILLAAGELLLVIFIMGLKFGWSLKEKR from the coding sequence ATGACCCCTAAAAAACTTTGGAGATGGCTTGCTGTAGTCATGATTGCTTCGTTTGCAGTCCTTATATTTTACGGAACTGAAATTTACAGGAAAGTCCCGCCTATCCCCGATAAAATAGTAAGTACAGACGGTACGGTGATCGCTACCGGACAGGATATTAAAGACGGTCAGAATGTCTGGCAGTCTATCGGAGGACAAACTGTGGGAAGTATCTGGGGACACGGGGCTTATATTGCTCCGGACTGGACGGCTGATTACCTTCACCGGGAATCGCTCCTGCTCCTTGATCAGCTGGCTAAAAAAGACGGAAAATCTTATAAAGAACTTCCTGATGATGAGCAGGCCAAATATCAGGTGCTGTTGAAAAAAGAACTTCGCACCAATACATTCAACGAAGCCCGCAATGAAATTGTTTTCTCTCCTGAAAGAGCGGAAGTACAGAAACTCTTAGGTCAGTATTATGCAAAATTATTCATGGGTGATTCTTCCATGGCAAAACTGCGGGACCAGTATGCCATCCCGAAAAACACGGTCAAAGATGCTGAAAGAATGGCCCAGATGAATGTTTTCTTTGCGTGGAGTTCCTGGGTTTGCATTACCGAACGACCGGGAGATGATGTTACGTATACCAACAACTGGCCTCATGACGAATCGGTGGGAAACGTGCCGCCGCCGTCCCTGCATTTATGGTCGGGATTCAGTGTATTGCTGCTGTTGGCCTGTGTAGGTCTTCTGGTCTTTTATCATGCCAGAAACAAAGAAGAAGAGATCAGCGAAGCTCTTCCTCTTGAGGATCCCCTGCGGAATATGAAACCGACTCCTTCTATGAAAGCCACTTTAAAATACATCTGGGTAGTTGCTTTACTGATCCTGGTTCAGATGCTTGCAGGTGTAGTGACCGCTCATTACGGTGTGGAAGGAAGCGGGTTTTATGGGATCCCCTTAGATCAGTTTTTACCACAGTCGGTTTCCAGAAGCTGGCACGTACAGCTGGCTATATTCTGGATTGCCACTTCCTGGCTGGCGACAGGACTTTACATTGCTCCGGCCGTTTCGGGATATGAACCCAAATATCAGAAGCTGGGCGTTAATATATTATTTGTGGCTTTGCTGATCGTAGTTTCAGGATCTTTAACCGGGCAATGGCTGGGCGTAATGCAAAAGCTCGGTTTAGTTGATAACTTCCTTTGGGGGCATCAGGGATATGAGTATGTGGAACTGGGACGGGTTTGGCAGATCCTGTTGCTGGTTGGGCTTATTCTTTGGTTAGTTTTAATGGTAAGAGCCCTGCTTCCTGCTTTAAAACGAAAAGACGGAGACCGTCATTTACTCACATTATTCACGCTTTCATCCGTAGCCATAGCCTTATTTTACGGAGCGGGGCTGATGTATGGCAGACAAACCCATATGGCGATTGCAGAATACTGGAGATGGTGGGTCGTTCACCTGTGGGTAGAAGGATTCTTTGAGGTTTTTGCAACCGTAGTGGCTGCATTTTTATTTACAAGGTTAGGACTGTTACGACTAAAAGCCGCCACCCATGCTGTATTGTTCTCCACCATTATATTTCTTGCCGGAGGTATTTTAGGAACATTCCATCACCTTTATTTCAGTGCTACCCCCACTGCTGTACTGGCATTGGGAGCGACTTTCAGTGCACTGGAAATTGTGCCGCTGGTGTTGATCGGGTATGAAGCATATCAGAATTACCAGCTCAGTAAATCAACAAAATGGATTCAGGCTTATAAATGGCCCATCTACTGTTTCATTGCCATGTGTTTTTGGAACTTTTTAGGGGCTGGAATTTTCGGATTTGCCATCAATCCGCCGATTGCATTGTACTATATCCAGGGACTGAATACAACAGCTGTTCATGGGCATGCCGCCTTATTCGGGGTATACGGAATTTTAGGAATTGGACTCATGATGTTTGTCTTAAGAGGCCTGTATGCAGACCGGCAATGGAATGATCGATTGATAAGCTGGGCATTCTGGCTGACCAATATCGGACTGCTGGTTATGGTAACGATCAGTCTTCTGCCGATAGGAATCATGCAGTCTGTGGCTTCCATTAAAGAAGGCTATTGGTATGCGCGTTCTGCAGAATTTATGCAGACAGATATCATGCATTTTTTAAGATGGATGCGTGTTCCCGGAGATATTTTACTGGCTGCAGGAGAACTTTTGCTGGTTATTTTTATCATGGGATTAAAATTCGGCTGGTCACTGAAAGAAAAAAGATAA
- the ric gene encoding iron-sulfur cluster repair di-iron protein, with amino-acid sequence MNTKTDFIGNIVAEDFRTAAIFKRHGIDFCCKGGRTIEEACYNKKLDPEKIYDELESLPKNEAGSIDFSSWPLDLLADYIEKTHHRYVEEKTPVLQAFLNKLCKVHGERHPELFEINTLFNESAHDLAAHMKKEELILFPFVRNMVKAKISGTVLPYPVFGTVENPVNMMQHEHTVEGDRFRKIAAITDEYLPPADACNTYKVAFAMLQDFENDLHKHIHLENNILFPKAIRMEKECRVES; translated from the coding sequence ATGAATACAAAAACAGACTTTATAGGAAACATCGTAGCCGAAGATTTCAGAACAGCAGCTATTTTTAAAAGACATGGAATAGATTTCTGCTGTAAAGGGGGAAGAACCATTGAAGAAGCTTGTTATAACAAAAAGCTTGATCCGGAAAAGATCTATGATGAACTGGAATCTCTTCCAAAAAATGAAGCCGGTTCCATAGATTTCAGCAGCTGGCCACTGGATCTCCTGGCAGATTATATTGAAAAAACCCACCACCGGTATGTAGAAGAAAAAACTCCTGTTTTGCAGGCCTTTCTTAACAAATTATGCAAAGTGCATGGGGAAAGACATCCTGAATTGTTTGAAATCAATACTTTATTTAATGAATCTGCTCATGATCTCGCAGCGCACATGAAAAAAGAAGAACTGATCCTGTTTCCTTTTGTGAGAAATATGGTTAAAGCAAAAATATCAGGAACCGTACTTCCATATCCGGTTTTTGGAACCGTGGAAAACCCGGTCAATATGATGCAGCACGAACACACCGTGGAAGGAGACCGCTTTAGAAAAATCGCAGCAATCACAGACGAATATCTCCCTCCTGCAGATGCCTGCAATACTTATAAAGTAGCTTTTGCAATGCTTCAGGATTTTGAAAATGACCTGCATAAGCATATCCACCTGGAAAATAATATCCTTTTCCCGAAAGCCATCCGAATGGAAAAAGAATGTCGTGTAGAATCTTAA
- a CDS encoding c-type cytochrome — MKTQSLPTAVILALSIFLLSCSKTETTPIPQPEPYNGQSASQPAEPPGVPVSNNTSRDEGLKLIEGTDCLTCHKMDAKLIGPSYQEVAAKYTEADLDMLAQKIIDGGKGNWGHIPMTPHTGLSKDNAKLMVKYILSLKNQ, encoded by the coding sequence ATGAAAACACAATCCTTACCTACCGCAGTGATATTGGCTTTATCAATTTTTCTTCTCTCCTGCTCCAAGACTGAAACAACTCCGATTCCACAGCCTGAGCCTTATAACGGACAGTCAGCATCACAACCCGCTGAGCCTCCTGGTGTTCCTGTTTCAAACAATACCTCGCGGGATGAGGGATTGAAATTGATTGAAGGAACCGACTGCCTTACCTGCCATAAAATGGATGCCAAATTAATAGGTCCTTCTTATCAGGAAGTGGCTGCAAAGTACACGGAAGCAGATCTTGATATGCTGGCACAGAAAATTATTGACGGCGGAAAAGGAAACTGGGGTCATATTCCAATGACTCCCCATACAGGGCTGAGCAAAGACAACGCAAAACTAATGGTGAAATATATTCTTTCCCTTAAAAACCAATAA